Proteins encoded together in one Falco peregrinus isolate bFalPer1 chromosome 2, bFalPer1.pri, whole genome shotgun sequence window:
- the CD8A gene encoding T-cell surface glycoprotein CD8 alpha chain — translation MTGSPALLLLLTLGLCCPRIHGHRYQMTATFRNSRTTHPQVGQRLELECQTTRDDGSIFWIHQDKGGTLHFIVFTSSLSQNNFKGNTPISTRFEAKKYGKSHHLVVKSFSPQDEGNYFCLMNINRVLYFSPPLPVLLPVVTTITTVAPTTQHNITEKDPCLKTRDPETSKEKDLNFLCDIFIWVPLAGTCLLLLIALAVTIALCQQTRRRRCRCKRPANGKPNVKPSMPSHHI, via the exons ATGACTGGGTCTCCTGCGCTGCTCCTTCTGCTCACTCTGGGGCTCT GCTGCCCCAGGATCCATGGCCACAGGTACCAGATGACAGCCACATTTCGCAACAGCAGAACCACACACCCCCAGGTGGGACAGCGGCTGGAGCTGGAGTGTCAGACCACCAGGGATGACGGTAGCATATTCTGGATCCACCAGGACAAGGGTGGGACCCTTCACTTCATCGTCTTCACCTCTTCCCTGAGTCAGAACAACTTCAAGGGGAACACACCGATATCCACACGCTTCGAGGCAAAGAAATACGGCAAGTCCCACCATTTGGTAGTGAAGTCTTTCTCGCCACAGGATGAGGGAAACTATTTCTGCCTCATGAACATCAACAGAGTGCTGTACTTCAgccctcccctgcctgtcctctTGCCAG TTgtcaccaccatcaccaccgtggcacccaccacccagcacAACATCACCGAGAAGGACCCCTGCCTGAAGACCCGGGATCCAG aGACCAGCAAGGAGAAAGATCTGAATTTCCTCTGTGACATCTTCATCTGGGTTCCCTTAGCAGGCACTTGCCTCCTGCTCCTCATTGCCCTGGCAGTCACCATCGCTCTGTGTCAAC aaaccaGAAGACGGAGATGCAGATGTAAAAG ACCTGCAAATGGGAAGCCCAATGTGAAACCTAGCATGCCAAGCCACCATATATAA